In the Leptotrichia sp. oral taxon 212 genome, one interval contains:
- a CDS encoding PEP/pyruvate-binding domain-containing protein, whose amino-acid sequence MISSLKGDRSVKYIYNIEKIKKHIEKTDFEEKIGKKAQNLLELAVQGFNVPKFSVITNKYFREVILNEIKEYSRKEGNEDEISDWNSIFDGNTERKTENIVKVIKEHKIKEEFLKEIENIAENDSYYAVRSSSIEEDSSNFSFAGQFETYLYIKKENIMEKVKEVWISSFSSHVMKYRKEGKINNEINVPAVIIQEMVNSEKAGVGFSVNPVNGNYDEIVISGTYGLGTSIVDGDENGDLFIYNKKTKEIKKEIRTKKIRQVLDFENKKVKIEEINIEDEVLNDSEVQELGENIINIEKYYGKPQDMEWAFEKGKLYILQSRPVTTLKKSNEKTLNTIIWDNSNIVESYPEITLPLTFSFIRKAYSDVYKRFSEITGVPPKVVESYQVVYDNMLGLLKGRVYYNLINWYKLLMLFPNSRNNSKFMEQMMGVKKELSEEDIKENLLEAEEKMSPWEKFRNRIEKLKAGGTLFLNMFLIENKAKKFYKLIDENLNGKNSNLEEKSVKELKKYYKFLENKFLKNWEIPIINDFLVMVWFGLSKKVAEKYIKENFEEVHNILIAQEGNDMISVEPSKYIIKMSSIIKKDKNLQNEIKGITAEATTDINIENLTRNKEFNSLLEEYMQKFGDRTVHELKLEALTLREDPLFLIRMIYSISMTKESTQHSKRNISEEQKKIYENLKISSLKKFILKKTVSYAKKFIRLRENLRYERTKVFGMVRKIMKKMGVYLKEENIIVHERDVFYLTIDEIFGLIDGALIDTDLKKLIDLRKEKYKKYEEEAVLPDRFLTRGFLGENFHYEDLTGNEQGDKNILRGTGCSKGVVKGKVKIVLNPMNTEVEDGDIVVTKSTDPSWVMVFPLLKGLIVEKGSLLSHSAIISREMNIPAVVGVQGATTALKTGDFVQFDGSTGIIKKLEKI is encoded by the coding sequence GAAAGGGGACAGAAGCGTGAAATATATCTATAATATTGAAAAAATAAAAAAACATATTGAAAAAACTGACTTTGAAGAAAAGATAGGAAAAAAGGCTCAGAATTTACTTGAGCTGGCAGTTCAGGGATTTAATGTGCCTAAATTTTCAGTAATTACAAATAAATATTTCAGGGAAGTAATATTAAATGAGATAAAAGAATATAGCAGAAAAGAAGGAAATGAAGATGAAATAAGTGACTGGAACAGTATATTTGATGGAAATACAGAAAGAAAAACAGAAAATATAGTAAAAGTCATAAAAGAACATAAAATTAAGGAAGAGTTTTTGAAGGAAATAGAAAATATAGCAGAAAACGACAGCTATTATGCGGTAAGGTCTTCATCGATAGAGGAAGACAGCAGCAATTTTTCATTTGCAGGTCAGTTTGAAACATATCTATATATAAAAAAAGAAAATATAATGGAAAAAGTGAAGGAAGTATGGATTTCTTCCTTTTCCTCGCATGTCATGAAATATAGAAAAGAAGGAAAAATAAACAATGAAATAAATGTTCCGGCAGTAATAATTCAGGAAATGGTAAATTCTGAAAAGGCCGGAGTCGGATTCAGCGTAAATCCCGTAAATGGAAATTATGATGAAATAGTAATTTCAGGAACTTATGGGCTGGGAACAAGTATAGTTGATGGAGATGAAAATGGAGATCTGTTTATATATAATAAAAAAACGAAGGAAATTAAAAAGGAAATAAGAACAAAAAAAATAAGACAGGTTTTAGATTTTGAAAATAAGAAAGTAAAGATAGAAGAAATAAATATTGAAGATGAAGTGTTAAACGACAGTGAAGTACAGGAGCTTGGAGAAAATATTATAAATATTGAAAAATATTATGGAAAACCTCAGGATATGGAATGGGCATTTGAAAAGGGAAAACTTTATATATTGCAGTCAAGACCTGTAACTACGTTAAAAAAATCAAATGAAAAAACATTAAATACAATAATATGGGACAACAGTAATATTGTAGAAAGTTATCCTGAAATTACACTTCCTCTTACTTTCAGCTTTATAAGAAAAGCCTATTCTGACGTATATAAAAGATTTTCAGAAATTACGGGAGTGCCTCCGAAGGTTGTTGAAAGCTACCAGGTTGTATATGACAACATGCTTGGATTATTGAAGGGAAGAGTTTATTATAATCTGATAAACTGGTATAAACTTCTTATGCTGTTTCCTAATTCACGTAATAACAGTAAATTTATGGAACAGATGATGGGAGTGAAAAAGGAACTGTCTGAAGAAGATATAAAGGAAAACCTTCTGGAAGCGGAAGAAAAAATGTCTCCGTGGGAAAAATTCAGAAACAGGATTGAAAAACTGAAGGCAGGAGGGACATTGTTTCTGAATATGTTCCTGATTGAGAATAAGGCAAAAAAATTTTATAAGCTCATAGATGAAAATCTTAATGGAAAAAATAGCAATCTGGAGGAAAAAAGCGTAAAGGAACTGAAAAAATATTATAAGTTTCTTGAAAATAAATTTTTAAAAAACTGGGAAATACCTATTATAAATGATTTTCTTGTAATGGTTTGGTTCGGTCTTTCAAAAAAAGTAGCAGAAAAATATATAAAGGAAAATTTTGAAGAAGTACATAATATTCTTATTGCTCAGGAAGGAAATGACATGATAAGTGTCGAGCCTTCAAAATATATTATAAAAATGAGCAGTATAATAAAAAAGGATAAGAATTTACAGAATGAAATAAAAGGGATAACTGCAGAAGCTACAACAGATATTAATATTGAAAATTTAACTAGGAATAAAGAATTTAACTCATTACTGGAAGAATATATGCAAAAATTTGGAGACAGGACGGTACATGAGCTGAAGCTTGAAGCATTGACATTGAGGGAGGATCCGTTATTTCTGATCAGGATGATCTATTCAATTTCAATGACAAAGGAATCGACACAACACAGTAAGAGAAATATTTCAGAGGAACAGAAAAAGATATATGAAAATCTAAAAATCAGTTCATTGAAAAAATTTATACTGAAAAAAACAGTATCCTATGCAAAAAAGTTTATTCGATTAAGGGAAAACCTGCGATATGAAAGGACAAAGGTTTTCGGCATGGTCAGAAAAATTATGAAAAAAATGGGAGTCTATTTGAAGGAAGAAAATATAATAGTTCATGAAAGGGATGTATTTTATCTGACAATAGATGAAATTTTTGGACTGATAGACGGTGCACTAATCGATACAGACTTAAAAAAGCTGATAGATTTAAGAAAGGAAAAATATAAGAAATACGAAGAAGAAGCTGTCCTTCCTGACAGATTTTTAACGAGAGGATTTTTAGGGGAAAACTTCCATTATGAAGATTTGACAGGAAATGAACAGGGAGATAAAAATATTCTTAGAGGAACAGGATGCAGTAAAGGAGTAGTCAAGGGGAAAGTGAAGATTGTATTAAATCCTATGAATACAGAAGTTGAAGATGGAGATATTGTCGTTACAAAGTCTACAGATCCAAGCTGGGTTATGGTTTTTCCTTTATTAAAGGGGCTTATAGTGGAAAAGGGAAGCCTTTTATCTCACAGTGCAATTATTTCACGTGAAATGAATATACCTGCCGTAGTCGGAGTGCAGGGAGCAACAACTGCTTTAAAAACGGGAGATTTTGTACAGTTTGACGGAAGTACGGGAATAATAAAAAAATTGGAGAAAATATAA